Proteins co-encoded in one Geothermobacter ehrlichii genomic window:
- a CDS encoding tyrosine-protein phosphatase, with protein MIDLHCHILPGVDDGPADLEGALAMARRAAADGIRVLAATPHVPLCGLGMEEIAARVAELQAVFDREGIGLRLIAGADVATSLGVGGLCAYRLGPGPALLVEFPHTHLPAEAPELIFELSRRGRIPVVTHPERNPGVARDPERIVPLIEAGGLVQVTAESLTGGFGPVARSCARHLLRRGWVHLLASDGHSADWRPPCLSVGLKAAVKLVGRDEARKLVVDHPQKVLDGNW; from the coding sequence ATGATCGATCTGCACTGCCACATCCTCCCCGGCGTCGACGACGGTCCGGCCGACCTTGAGGGAGCCTTGGCGATGGCGCGCCGGGCGGCGGCGGACGGCATCCGCGTGCTGGCGGCGACGCCGCACGTGCCGCTTTGCGGCCTGGGCATGGAGGAGATCGCGGCGCGGGTGGCGGAGCTGCAGGCGGTGTTCGACCGGGAAGGAATCGGGCTGCGGCTGATCGCCGGGGCCGACGTCGCCACGTCTCTCGGTGTCGGTGGACTTTGCGCTTACCGCCTCGGACCTGGTCCGGCGCTGCTGGTCGAGTTCCCCCATACCCACCTGCCGGCGGAGGCCCCGGAGCTGATATTCGAGCTGTCCCGGCGGGGGAGGATTCCCGTTGTCACCCACCCGGAGCGCAACCCGGGGGTGGCCCGCGATCCGGAGCGGATCGTGCCGCTGATCGAAGCCGGAGGCCTGGTGCAGGTCACCGCCGAAAGCCTGACCGGCGGTTTCGGTCCGGTGGCCCGTTCCTGCGCCCGCCACCTGCTGCGGCGGGGATGGGTGCACCTGCTGGCCAGTGACGGTCACAGTGCCGACTGGCGACCGCCGTGCCTGAGCGTCGGGCTGAAGGCGGCGGTGAAACTGGTCGGTCGGGACGAGGCGCGGAAACTGGTGGTGGATCATCCGCAGAAAGTGCTGGACGGGAACTGGTAG